The Pyrus communis chromosome 9, drPyrComm1.1, whole genome shotgun sequence genome has a segment encoding these proteins:
- the LOC137745985 gene encoding inositol diphosphatase DSP3-like, producing the protein MKNDEYDDVLEPPINFSMVEDGIFRSGFPQPSNFPFLKSLNLRSIIYLCPEPYPEENLEFLRSQNIRLLQFGIEGKTEPSVSILKDTILEALKILIDGRNHPVLIHCKRGKHRTGCLVGCLRKFQNWCLSSVFEEYQRFAGVKSRPTDLRFIEGFDIMLLKQCLYSIIYQYQGYGSNKRRLLYREENLQKPQTMKV; encoded by the exons ATGAAGAACGACGAGTACGACGACGTTTTGGAACCGCCCATCAATTTCTCGATGGTGGAGGATGGCATTTTCAGATCCGGCTTCCCGCAGCCGTCCAATTTTCCTTTCCTCAAATCGCTTAATCTCCGGTCAATCAT ATATTTGTGTCCCGAGCCGTACCCAGAGGAGAATTTGGAGTTTCTTCGGTCTCAAAATATTCGGCTACTCCAGTTTGGAATTGAGGGAAAGACG GAGCCTTCTGTATCTATTCTTAAGGATACCATCTTAGAGGCTCTGAAAATCCTTATTG ATGGGAGAAATCATCCAGTTTTGATCCACTGCAAGCGTGGAAAG CATCGGACAGGTTGTCTTGTTGGTTGCCTACGAAAATTTCAGAATTGGTGTTTGTCTTCTGTGTTTGAGGAGTACCAGCGTTTTGCCGGCGTGAAATCTAGACCAACAGATTTGAGATTTATAGAAGGATTTGACATAATGCTGCTGAAGCAGTGCCTGTACAGCATTATCTACCAGTATCAAGGTTACGGTTCAAACAAGAGAAGGTTGTTATACAGAGAAGAGAATTTACAGAAGCCCCAAACCATGAAAGTTTAA